In Deinococcus ficus, a single genomic region encodes these proteins:
- a CDS encoding glycosyltransferase — MKVGMLAFGTQGDVQPYLALGAALVRAGHDVKLVTHHGYAITGRKLGIDVTEVQGNVQEAMQSPELRELLRRGNFLKINAYTSRLIQEYAVGWLRTALAALHDRDLLACGIGGLHQARALSEHLRIPVIEAHVVPFTPTREFPAPLVPAWLGRLGGGVNLLTHHAFRQAMCQGYRRADAVARHAVLNLPPAPLTGSTGWKGHVTPPVLYGISPRVLRRPGDWPAHVHLTGFWTLDHAPDYQPPGALQAFLDEGPPPVSIGFGSMGNTDPAQTAELVLTALRRTGQRAVLLSGWGGILNGGAPEGAFVSGPVAHTWLFPRMAGVIHHGGAGTTAAGLRAGVPGAVVPFFGDQPYWGRRVHELGVGPAPAPRRTLTADRLSRIIEAVTSDEQLRRNAAQLGQHLRQEDGPAQAVRAVEQFGRALGPRASSAVSGVRR; from the coding sequence ATGAAGGTCGGGATGCTGGCCTTCGGCACCCAGGGCGACGTGCAGCCCTACCTCGCGCTCGGCGCGGCCCTCGTTCGGGCCGGCCACGACGTGAAGCTCGTCACCCACCACGGCTACGCCATCACCGGGCGGAAGCTCGGAATCGACGTGACCGAGGTGCAAGGCAACGTGCAGGAGGCCATGCAGTCCCCTGAACTGCGCGAACTGCTGCGCCGGGGCAACTTTCTGAAAATCAACGCCTACACCAGCCGCCTGATTCAGGAGTACGCCGTCGGCTGGCTGCGCACCGCCCTGGCCGCCCTGCACGACCGCGACCTGCTGGCCTGCGGCATCGGAGGACTTCACCAGGCCAGGGCGCTTTCAGAGCACCTCCGCATTCCAGTGATCGAGGCGCACGTCGTGCCGTTCACCCCCACCCGCGAATTTCCCGCGCCTCTGGTGCCGGCCTGGCTGGGTCGCCTGGGGGGCGGGGTCAACCTTCTCACCCACCATGCCTTCCGGCAGGCGATGTGCCAGGGCTACCGCCGGGCCGACGCCGTGGCCCGACACGCCGTCCTGAATCTTCCCCCTGCCCCATTGACGGGCTCCACCGGCTGGAAAGGGCACGTCACCCCCCCGGTGCTGTACGGCATCAGCCCCCGCGTGCTGCGCCGCCCGGGTGACTGGCCGGCCCACGTTCACCTGACCGGGTTCTGGACGCTGGATCACGCGCCGGACTACCAACCGCCCGGCGCCCTGCAGGCCTTTCTGGACGAGGGACCGCCCCCGGTCTCCATCGGGTTCGGCAGCATGGGTAACACTGACCCGGCGCAGACGGCGGAGCTCGTCCTGACGGCCCTGCGCCGCACCGGGCAGCGCGCCGTGCTCCTGAGCGGCTGGGGCGGCATCCTGAACGGCGGAGCCCCGGAAGGCGCCTTCGTGAGCGGCCCGGTCGCGCACACCTGGTTGTTTCCCCGCATGGCCGGCGTCATTCACCACGGGGGGGCCGGCACCACCGCGGCCGGGCTGAGGGCCGGCGTGCCGGGCGCCGTGGTGCCCTTCTTCGGGGACCAGCCGTATTGGGGACGCAGGGTGCACGAGCTCGGGGTCGGCCCCGCTCCGGCCCCCCGCCGCACGCTGACGGCCGACCGGCTCTCCCGGATCATCGAAGCCGTCACCAGCGATGAGCAGCTCCGGAGGAATGCCGCGCAACTCGGTCAGCACCTTCGCCAGGAGGACGGCCCTGCCCAGGCCGTCCGCGCCGTCGAGCAGTTCGGACGGGCACTGGGTCCCCGCGCCAGCTCCGCGGTCTCCGGCGTCCGGCGCTAG
- a CDS encoding YhgE/Pip domain-containing protein has protein sequence MSLKRDYTVLTPAERSLWHHPMMWLSAAAIAATPLLYATVYLSSSYDPYGNLQHLPVAFVNLDQGTDYRGTHYELGQEVSDTLQDDPKFKFVHFETEQEAQAAVRRGDVYFSLTLPANFSRKSLAGSSSEHGLLNLYVSEGANYFASRVASSFGTTLAENLNKTLGENRWEAVQNSLADVQQGFKDIRIATRKLRDGAEDLRTGTVRLHDGASTLAGGTQQAASGAKQLTAGARDLASGVNRLTDGSARLGSGLRQLEAAAPGTSQLAPLQSGAAKLKDGSRTLAGGLKQLTTGADQLAAGTKAAHSGAQQVSSGNQQLAAQLPQLQTGLGQLSDGAAQLSAGANRANSGARQVAQGNAQLAAQLPQLQSGLGQLADGAAELSSGAQSANQGARQLAQGNQQLASQLPDLQSGLGQLAGGATQLASGAKAANAGAQQLAAGSQKLATQLPQLQAGLNQAKTGAVNLGSAAAQLAAGARQLDDQVKGNALAPATLKTGAAQISQGAAAVKGGTDALVSGLTDLGGGSGTAVTGATQLSGGAARLADATAQLETGATTLAGKLKEAQAGSASAVAGARQLGTGATRLAEGTAKLEAGAGILTSKLREAQAGSQAAVDGAKSLATGSRTLAGGTAQLQEGAETLAANLKKAETGAGTAAAGARQLASGSQKVAGGTAQLQTGSATLARKTREAAQGAQALASGAAQLQGGVDQLVQGNLKIKGALGTITGQLPAQEDLDRLGSGASTLAQKTGDLSQGLDQLSSGAAQLNQGSVSLQDGATRLHDGLSELYSRLPEDVETLGGDPEGLSASVQTNVQTFAAAPNNGTAFAPYFMALALWVGVTMTTFIFPYQQLPLSGLRTSQVARMLRKAAVPALLVTVQAIGVVVAVHLLGVHYLHPAQVLATAVLSSLAFLALVLALIFLFGAAGRLFALILLIVQLAASGGSYPVETAPQAFQAIHNWAPVTQSVYALRHAVTGAYEGQYPRLMLYLLSMGVVAGLLGLLGTRRWEFVKDEDFKPLVSSPIVSSFEHTEPPA, from the coding sequence ATGTCCCTGAAGCGTGACTACACCGTCCTGACCCCAGCCGAACGCAGCCTGTGGCACCACCCCATGATGTGGCTCTCCGCCGCCGCCATCGCCGCCACCCCACTGCTCTACGCCACCGTCTACCTCTCCAGCAGCTACGACCCTTACGGGAACCTCCAGCATCTGCCCGTCGCCTTCGTGAACCTCGACCAGGGCACCGACTACCGGGGCACGCACTACGAACTCGGCCAGGAAGTCAGCGACACCCTCCAGGACGACCCCAAGTTCAAGTTCGTGCACTTCGAAACCGAACAGGAAGCGCAGGCCGCCGTGCGGCGCGGCGACGTGTACTTCTCCCTCACCCTCCCTGCGAACTTCAGCCGGAAATCCCTGGCCGGCAGCAGCAGTGAACACGGCCTGCTGAACCTCTACGTCTCCGAGGGCGCCAATTACTTCGCCAGCCGCGTCGCCAGCAGTTTCGGGACCACGCTCGCCGAGAACCTCAACAAGACCCTGGGCGAAAACCGCTGGGAAGCCGTGCAGAACTCCCTGGCCGACGTGCAGCAGGGATTCAAGGACATCCGCATCGCCACCAGGAAGCTGCGTGATGGGGCCGAGGACCTCCGAACCGGAACCGTCAGGCTGCATGACGGCGCCAGCACCCTGGCCGGCGGGACGCAGCAGGCCGCCAGCGGCGCGAAGCAGCTCACCGCCGGGGCACGCGACCTCGCCAGCGGCGTGAACCGCCTTACCGACGGCAGCGCCAGGCTCGGAAGCGGACTGAGGCAGCTGGAGGCTGCCGCACCGGGAACAAGCCAGCTGGCTCCCCTGCAAAGTGGCGCGGCGAAGCTCAAGGACGGCTCGAGGACCCTGGCCGGCGGACTGAAGCAACTCACCACCGGGGCCGACCAGCTGGCCGCCGGCACGAAGGCAGCCCACAGTGGCGCGCAGCAGGTGTCTTCCGGCAACCAACAGCTGGCGGCTCAGCTCCCCCAGTTACAGACCGGGCTGGGGCAGCTGTCGGACGGAGCCGCTCAGCTTTCGGCCGGCGCGAACCGCGCGAACAGCGGCGCGCGTCAGGTGGCGCAGGGCAACGCCCAGCTCGCCGCCCAGTTGCCGCAACTGCAGTCCGGGCTGGGACAGCTCGCCGACGGCGCGGCCGAGCTGTCCAGCGGCGCACAATCGGCCAACCAGGGTGCCCGGCAGCTCGCCCAGGGCAACCAGCAGCTCGCCAGTCAGCTCCCGGACCTTCAAAGCGGCCTGGGGCAACTCGCCGGAGGCGCCACTCAACTGGCCAGCGGCGCGAAGGCCGCGAATGCAGGTGCGCAACAGCTGGCCGCAGGCAGCCAGAAGCTCGCCACCCAGCTGCCGCAACTGCAGGCCGGGCTGAACCAGGCGAAGACCGGGGCCGTCAACCTGGGCAGCGCCGCCGCCCAGCTGGCGGCCGGAGCGCGCCAGCTTGACGACCAGGTCAAGGGCAATGCGCTGGCGCCCGCCACGCTGAAAACCGGGGCGGCGCAGATCAGTCAGGGCGCGGCTGCCGTGAAAGGCGGCACGGACGCGCTGGTCAGCGGCCTGACCGACCTGGGGGGCGGCTCCGGAACGGCCGTCACGGGCGCGACGCAGCTCAGTGGCGGCGCTGCCCGCCTGGCCGACGCCACCGCGCAACTGGAAACGGGCGCGACCACCCTCGCCGGGAAACTCAAGGAGGCGCAGGCTGGGAGTGCTTCGGCCGTGGCCGGCGCCCGGCAACTCGGGACCGGGGCCACCCGGCTGGCCGAGGGGACGGCAAAACTCGAAGCGGGCGCCGGTATCCTCACGAGCAAACTGCGCGAGGCGCAGGCGGGCAGTCAGGCCGCGGTGGACGGGGCGAAAAGCCTCGCGACCGGCAGCCGGACGCTGGCCGGCGGTACCGCGCAACTTCAGGAGGGCGCAGAGACCCTCGCCGCGAACCTGAAGAAAGCCGAGACGGGCGCCGGCACCGCGGCCGCGGGTGCCCGGCAGCTCGCGAGCGGCAGCCAGAAGGTCGCGGGAGGCACCGCGCAGCTCCAGACGGGCAGCGCCACCCTGGCCCGGAAAACCAGGGAAGCCGCCCAGGGCGCCCAGGCCCTCGCCAGCGGCGCGGCCCAGCTGCAGGGCGGCGTGGACCAGCTGGTGCAGGGCAACCTGAAGATCAAGGGCGCGCTGGGCACCATCACCGGTCAACTTCCGGCCCAGGAGGACCTGGACCGGCTCGGCAGCGGCGCAAGCACCCTCGCGCAGAAAACCGGGGACCTCAGCCAGGGCCTCGACCAGCTGAGCAGCGGAGCGGCACAACTGAATCAGGGCTCTGTGTCTTTGCAGGACGGGGCGACAAGACTGCACGACGGCCTGAGCGAGCTGTATTCCAGACTGCCGGAGGATGTGGAAACCCTCGGCGGTGACCCCGAGGGCCTGAGCGCCAGCGTGCAGACCAACGTGCAGACCTTCGCCGCCGCTCCGAACAACGGCACGGCCTTCGCGCCGTACTTCATGGCGCTGGCGCTGTGGGTGGGCGTCACCATGACCACCTTCATTTTCCCCTACCAGCAGCTTCCCCTGAGCGGCCTGCGCACCAGTCAGGTGGCGCGGATGCTGCGCAAGGCAGCGGTGCCCGCCCTGCTGGTCACCGTTCAGGCAATCGGGGTCGTGGTCGCCGTTCACCTGCTGGGCGTGCACTACCTGCACCCGGCCCAGGTGCTCGCCACCGCCGTGCTGTCCAGCCTGGCGTTCCTGGCGCTGGTGCTGGCCCTGATCTTCCTGTTCGGTGCGGCGGGGCGGCTGTTCGCGCTGATCCTGCTGATCGTGCAACTCGCCGCGTCCGGCGGCAGCTACCCGGTCGAAACCGCGCCGCAGGCGTTCCAGGCCATCCACAACTGGGCACCGGTCACGCAGTCCGTATATGCCCTGCGTCACGCCGTCACTGGGGCCTACGAGGGCCAGTACCCCCGGCTGATGCTGTACCTGCTGAGCATGGGGGTGGTTGCCGGACTGCTGGGCCTGCTCGGCACGCGACGCTGGGAATTCGTGAAGGACGAGGACTTCAAACCCCTGGTCTCCAGTCCGATCGTCTCCTCCTTCGAGCACACCGAGCCGCCCGCCTGA
- a CDS encoding TetR/AcrR family transcriptional regulator, whose amino-acid sequence MTLQDKLTTTKRTHILNAAARTFAEKGYHATTVRDVARAAGVADGTIYNHFQNKYALLLGLFTQMTEAAEPALNPAALTGLHLRELLREMLDQPLQSLRGENYELVRVVLSEALINRDLASAFRTGLLTPMLAGTVEVLRRRGDLRADPEDTVRLLSSLVLGLLLQAALGDEELQETWAVLPDRLADLLVGGLA is encoded by the coding sequence ATGACCCTGCAGGACAAACTCACCACCACGAAAAGGACACACATTCTCAACGCCGCCGCACGCACTTTCGCCGAAAAGGGCTACCACGCCACCACCGTCCGGGACGTCGCCCGGGCCGCCGGGGTGGCCGACGGCACGATCTACAACCACTTCCAGAACAAGTACGCCCTGCTGCTGGGCCTGTTCACCCAGATGACCGAGGCGGCGGAGCCGGCCCTCAACCCGGCCGCCCTCACCGGACTGCACCTGCGAGAGCTCCTGCGGGAAATGCTTGACCAGCCCCTGCAGTCGCTCAGAGGTGAGAATTACGAACTCGTGCGCGTGGTGCTGTCCGAGGCCCTGATCAACCGCGACCTCGCCTCCGCCTTCCGGACCGGACTGCTGACCCCCATGCTGGCCGGGACGGTTGAGGTGCTGCGCCGCCGCGGCGACCTGCGGGCCGACCCCGAGGACACCGTCCGGCTGCTGTCCAGCCTGGTGCTGGGTCTGCTCCTCCAGGCCGCCCTGGGAGACGAAGAGCTCCAGGAGACCTGGGCCGTGCTCCCGGACCGCCTGGCCGATCTGCTCGTGGGGGGACTGGCATGA
- a CDS encoding EAL domain-containing protein, whose amino-acid sequence MLQNSRFPAEPSSPWQARLDAAERRIPTDSLQATVLLQGIYQFVQEQEDLRGQARSLTLLGGAFLTRGDLPAAREAFTQSRDTALNVGDGITEARALNGLGLVARAHGQYGEAMEHHLASLHLAQAHEDDAGQARTLGNIGAIQSDLGDHELALQTFREMRLLAQRAGHVTLQSAAGVNVVFALHELGRHEEVLETASAYLPFIQAQGLTQHELVLQVNVMASLTATGRAARAALLGDHVLALAEQSATREQLTHCRLTHGHALLESGQLDVAEALLEQALAAARSDRRAPQERLALGHLSDLHARRGEWERAYTLVKEAQALDDTRRVQDFDRRARVLSVQLHSEMLARDARAEQDQSAAYARMAEEFTTAQQHLTDQARLDLLTGLPGRAQFQAELDRRLGEAGGTPLAVLFIDLDHFKAVNDALGHDVGDRLLQQVARRLQAAVPGSGMVARTGGDEFTVTLGELSDPRAAERLSQLLLTSLAAPFDVDGHTLHVTASIGVALAPRDGQDVTALQKHTDIAMYRAKQAGRNSVRTYEPSMGSETAQRLALERDLRAALATGELLVHYQPVFGAVSGQPHGCEALVRWARPEQGLIPPGQFIPVAEESGLIVPLGTWVLREACRQAAEWQTGDRAVEMSVNVSARQFEQPDFLTIVRDALAESGLDPRLLILELTESVVLRNPDAAITLLKDLRDLGVRLALDDFGTGYSSLSLLRSLPIDTLKIDRSFVQGDRAEVMVGAIVSLAHAFGLHVVAEGVETAAQLDLVQSLNCDGVQGYLLARPSPASEARLILSGSPDPAR is encoded by the coding sequence GTGCTGCAAAACTCCAGGTTCCCCGCGGAACCCTCTTCTCCCTGGCAAGCGAGGCTGGACGCAGCGGAACGCCGCATTCCCACCGATTCCCTGCAGGCGACCGTTCTGCTCCAGGGCATCTACCAGTTTGTGCAGGAGCAGGAAGACCTGCGCGGCCAGGCCCGCTCGCTGACACTGCTTGGAGGCGCGTTCCTCACCCGCGGAGACCTCCCGGCGGCCCGGGAGGCCTTCACTCAAAGCCGCGACACTGCCCTGAACGTCGGTGACGGCATTACGGAGGCCCGGGCCCTGAACGGCCTGGGCCTCGTCGCCCGTGCGCACGGCCAGTACGGGGAGGCGATGGAGCATCACCTCGCCAGCCTGCACCTCGCCCAGGCGCACGAGGATGACGCCGGGCAGGCCCGCACGCTCGGGAACATCGGGGCGATCCAGTCGGACCTCGGGGATCACGAACTGGCGCTGCAGACGTTCCGCGAGATGCGCCTGCTGGCCCAGCGGGCCGGTCATGTGACCCTGCAGTCCGCCGCGGGCGTCAACGTCGTGTTCGCCCTGCACGAACTCGGCCGGCACGAGGAGGTCCTGGAAACCGCCTCGGCCTACCTGCCCTTCATCCAGGCCCAGGGCCTGACCCAGCATGAACTGGTGCTGCAGGTCAACGTCATGGCCAGCCTGACCGCCACGGGCCGCGCGGCTCGGGCCGCCCTCCTCGGGGACCACGTGCTGGCACTCGCGGAGCAGTCTGCCACCCGCGAGCAGTTGACGCACTGCCGCCTCACCCACGGGCACGCCCTGCTGGAGAGCGGTCAGCTGGACGTGGCGGAGGCGCTGCTCGAGCAGGCGCTCGCGGCCGCGCGCAGTGACCGCCGCGCCCCGCAGGAGCGCCTCGCCCTCGGCCACCTCAGTGATCTGCACGCCCGGCGGGGGGAGTGGGAGCGGGCCTACACGCTCGTCAAGGAAGCGCAGGCGCTGGACGACACGCGGCGCGTGCAGGACTTTGACCGCAGGGCCCGGGTGCTCAGCGTGCAGCTGCACAGCGAGATGCTCGCCCGGGACGCGCGGGCAGAACAGGATCAGAGCGCGGCGTATGCGCGAATGGCGGAAGAATTCACCACGGCGCAACAGCACCTCACCGACCAGGCCCGCCTGGACCTCCTGACGGGCCTGCCGGGCCGCGCACAGTTCCAGGCGGAACTCGACCGCCGCCTTGGCGAGGCGGGGGGCACGCCCCTCGCCGTGCTGTTCATCGACCTGGACCACTTCAAGGCCGTGAACGACGCCCTCGGCCATGACGTCGGGGACCGCCTGCTGCAGCAGGTCGCCCGCCGCCTGCAGGCCGCGGTGCCCGGCAGCGGGATGGTGGCCCGCACGGGCGGCGACGAATTCACCGTGACCCTTGGGGAGCTGAGTGACCCCAGGGCCGCCGAACGTCTCTCCCAACTCCTGTTGACCAGCCTGGCCGCGCCCTTCGACGTGGACGGGCACACCCTTCACGTCACCGCCTCGATCGGTGTGGCCCTCGCCCCGCGGGACGGCCAGGACGTGACCGCCCTGCAGAAGCACACCGACATCGCCATGTACCGTGCCAAGCAGGCCGGACGGAACAGCGTCCGGACGTACGAGCCGAGCATGGGGAGCGAAACCGCGCAGCGCCTGGCCCTGGAGCGGGACCTGCGCGCCGCGCTGGCCACGGGTGAGCTCCTCGTGCACTACCAGCCGGTGTTCGGGGCCGTGAGTGGGCAGCCCCACGGGTGCGAGGCCCTGGTCCGCTGGGCCCGTCCCGAGCAGGGATTGATCCCACCGGGGCAGTTCATCCCGGTGGCGGAGGAATCGGGGCTTATCGTGCCGCTCGGCACGTGGGTGCTGCGCGAGGCGTGCCGTCAGGCCGCCGAATGGCAGACCGGGGACAGGGCCGTGGAGATGAGTGTGAACGTCAGTGCGCGGCAGTTCGAGCAGCCGGACTTCCTGACCATCGTCCGGGACGCCCTGGCAGAAAGCGGCCTGGACCCGCGCCTGCTCATCCTGGAACTCACCGAAAGCGTCGTGCTGCGCAACCCGGACGCCGCCATCACGCTGCTCAAGGACCTGCGGGACCTGGGCGTGCGCCTGGCGCTGGACGACTTCGGCACCGGGTACAGCAGCCTGAGCCTGCTGCGGTCACTTCCCATCGACACGCTGAAAATCGACCGCTCGTTCGTCCAGGGCGACCGTGCCGAGGTGATGGTGGGCGCGATCGTCTCCCTCGCGCACGCCTTCGGCCTCCACGTCGTCGCCGAGGGGGTGGAGACCGCAGCGCAACTCGACCTTGTTCAGTCGCTGAACTGCGACGGGGTGCAGGGCTACCTGCTCGCCCGTCCATCCCCGGCCAGTGAGGCGCGGCTCATCCTGAGCGGCTCGCCGGACCCGGCCCGTTAG
- a CDS encoding HD domain-containing phosphohydrolase gives MNPPTPPSSDGAPISDRTVLDRLFAHHADLVMIVTPRGQVKYLGPAARHVLPSAAPGAQLRTWIHPEDQLALAGVLAALRGGEAATLPAFRVTPDGRAWRWLSGTAAHHGEDPLIAGVLLTLQDITLTVRGASTGASGHTVTAALAGALSAEEVARAVVEDATTTLGAQAGMIVLRRAPHLPLTPVGATGYDGAVSARWQQFLDADQLHEVRDAASGQGPIIVTAHDWQVRYPSMPPGPYPLTALLPLHNDGHQLGVLALSFTRVHPLTPGELVFMQTLARQGVQALQGALLHEQLKASEARHQKLNRYGADLVSILDPGGQLIFTTAATSKILGYPEGDLDNRPAFDFIHPDDHELVAQALGALADGRAEPVRATFRFRHQSGEWVWIESIAANHFDDPDIGGILVNSRDVSATVRLGQELANRETAFRHLFERNPLPMWLYDRQTLRVLEVNSAAVEKYGYAREEFLNMTLLEFRPPEQSQSLPGIIRAIDHDEVNSTPARHVLRDGTSIDVVVHGRSLKITERDVRLVVVEDVTAQLQAERQLQAQVQRYQALLELAETLATQHDPLELAREALERCVDLTDFAGGLYIRITGPRMDAVHAHGLKEPLVTFLKAEPGRTSSLGTLGPPLFAGQAHFTTLDAARLPPPVLALLTEYQGVAALPVMAHGELLGAFLLFSEYGQVRADARRLLGTISEYAGTAMERSLHVTQLDASREETLRALGLVLEYRDYETAGHTDRVVALAEQFGRRLNLAGPDLDALRWGAYLHDTGKIAIPDDILLKPGKLDATEWTAMKRHSEIGHELLRHIPTLPGTTLDVVLHHHERWDGSGYPHGLAGESIPFAARLFAFIDVYDALTDERPYKRAWSHEEALAEIQRTAGSHFDPALASVFLTLMDELGPRARTPDPFTDLPEL, from the coding sequence ATGAACCCACCCACCCCTCCCTCCTCCGACGGCGCCCCCATTTCAGACCGGACCGTCCTTGACCGCCTGTTCGCGCATCACGCGGACCTGGTGATGATCGTGACGCCACGCGGTCAGGTGAAGTACCTCGGGCCGGCCGCGCGGCATGTCCTGCCGTCTGCCGCGCCCGGCGCCCAATTGAGAACGTGGATTCATCCTGAGGACCAGCTGGCCCTGGCCGGGGTCCTCGCGGCACTTCGTGGGGGAGAGGCGGCGACCCTGCCGGCCTTCCGCGTGACGCCGGACGGAAGGGCGTGGCGCTGGCTGAGCGGCACGGCTGCCCATCACGGCGAGGATCCGTTGATCGCGGGCGTGCTGCTCACCCTGCAGGACATCACCCTCACCGTTCGGGGGGCCAGCACTGGCGCCTCGGGACACACGGTCACCGCCGCGCTGGCCGGAGCGCTCTCGGCGGAGGAGGTCGCCCGGGCCGTGGTGGAGGACGCCACCACCACGCTCGGCGCGCAGGCCGGCATGATCGTGCTGCGCCGCGCGCCGCACCTGCCGCTCACTCCGGTGGGCGCCACCGGATACGACGGGGCTGTCTCCGCCCGCTGGCAGCAATTCCTGGATGCTGATCAATTGCACGAGGTCCGTGACGCCGCCAGCGGGCAGGGGCCGATCATCGTGACGGCCCACGACTGGCAGGTGCGCTACCCGAGCATGCCGCCCGGGCCGTACCCCCTCACGGCGCTGCTGCCCCTGCACAACGACGGCCACCAATTGGGCGTGCTGGCACTCAGCTTCACGCGCGTCCACCCGCTCACCCCTGGGGAGCTGGTGTTCATGCAGACGCTCGCTCGGCAGGGCGTGCAGGCGCTGCAGGGGGCGTTGCTGCACGAACAGCTCAAGGCCAGCGAAGCCCGGCATCAGAAACTCAATCGTTACGGCGCGGACCTTGTCAGCATCCTCGACCCGGGCGGGCAGTTGATCTTCACCACGGCCGCCACCAGCAAGATCCTCGGGTATCCCGAAGGGGACCTGGACAACCGGCCGGCGTTCGACTTCATTCACCCGGACGACCACGAGCTCGTCGCTCAAGCCCTGGGTGCCCTGGCCGATGGACGCGCCGAGCCTGTTCGGGCCACGTTCCGCTTCCGGCACCAGAGCGGCGAGTGGGTGTGGATCGAATCCATCGCGGCCAACCATTTCGACGATCCGGACATCGGCGGCATCCTCGTGAACTCCCGGGACGTGAGCGCCACCGTTCGCCTCGGGCAGGAACTTGCGAACCGCGAAACGGCCTTCCGGCACCTGTTTGAGCGCAACCCGCTGCCTATGTGGCTGTACGACCGGCAGACCCTGCGCGTCCTGGAAGTGAACAGCGCAGCGGTCGAAAAGTACGGCTACGCCCGCGAGGAGTTCCTCAACATGACCCTTCTGGAGTTCCGTCCCCCGGAGCAGAGTCAGTCGCTGCCCGGCATCATCCGCGCCATCGATCACGATGAGGTGAACAGCACCCCCGCGCGCCACGTGCTCCGGGACGGCACGTCCATCGACGTGGTCGTGCATGGCCGCAGCCTGAAGATCACTGAACGGGACGTTCGGCTGGTGGTGGTGGAGGACGTCACCGCGCAGCTCCAGGCCGAACGGCAGCTGCAGGCGCAGGTGCAGCGGTACCAGGCGCTGCTGGAACTCGCGGAAACCCTCGCCACGCAGCATGACCCGCTGGAACTGGCGCGGGAAGCGCTGGAACGCTGCGTGGACCTCACGGATTTCGCGGGCGGACTGTACATCCGCATCACCGGGCCGCGCATGGACGCCGTGCACGCCCACGGGCTCAAGGAGCCCCTGGTCACCTTCCTGAAAGCGGAACCTGGCCGCACCTCGTCGCTGGGCACGCTCGGGCCACCGCTCTTTGCCGGTCAGGCGCACTTCACCACCCTCGACGCAGCCAGGCTTCCCCCGCCCGTACTGGCCCTGCTCACCGAGTACCAGGGCGTCGCCGCGCTGCCTGTCATGGCACACGGGGAGCTGCTGGGCGCGTTCCTGCTGTTCAGCGAGTACGGGCAGGTCCGCGCGGACGCCCGCCGCCTGCTGGGCACCATCAGCGAGTACGCCGGCACCGCCATGGAACGCAGCCTGCACGTCACGCAACTCGACGCGTCCCGCGAGGAGACGCTGCGCGCACTGGGTCTGGTCCTGGAGTACCGCGATTACGAGACGGCAGGCCACACCGACCGGGTCGTGGCCCTCGCCGAACAGTTCGGCCGCCGCCTGAACCTCGCCGGACCCGACCTGGACGCGCTCCGGTGGGGCGCGTACCTGCACGACACAGGCAAGATCGCCATTCCCGACGACATCCTGCTCAAACCCGGCAAGCTGGACGCCACCGAATGGACCGCCATGAAACGCCACTCCGAAATCGGGCATGAACTGCTCCGGCACATTCCCACGTTGCCCGGCACCACCCTGGACGTCGTGCTGCACCACCACGAGCGCTGGGACGGAAGCGGGTACCCGCACGGCCTGGCAGGGGAGAGCATTCCGTTCGCGGCGCGCCTGTTCGCGTTCATCGACGTGTACGACGCCCTCACCGACGAACGGCCCTACAAACGCGCATGGTCTCACGAGGAAGCGCTCGCTGAAATTCAGCGGACCGCCGGGTCCCATTTCGATCCTGCACTGGCGAGTGTGTTCCTGACCCTCATGGACGAACTGGGACCGCGGGCCCGGACGCCGGATCCGTTCACGGATCTGCCTGAACTCTGA